The following proteins are encoded in a genomic region of Acidobacteriota bacterium:
- a CDS encoding ABC transporter ATP-binding protein, with amino-acid sequence MTHNVETINLTKTFRVGKVDVPALRGVDLKVSDGEFIAIMGPSGCGKSTLLHILGGLLEPTSGDVLIDGVNLAKVKDAERTEIRRRKIGFIFQRFNLFPTLSARSNIELARQIHGDGSHDHETAADILEMLGLKDKMQHKPLELSGGEQQRVAIARAVINRPAIILADEPTGNLDSRNSRVVLEMLTELNRKYHQTILMITHSHEVAAQAHRVLEMLDGRIVAGPTGT; translated from the coding sequence ATGACTCACAACGTTGAAACCATCAACCTGACCAAAACCTTCCGCGTGGGAAAGGTCGATGTTCCCGCCCTCCGCGGCGTCGATCTGAAAGTCTCCGACGGCGAGTTCATCGCCATCATGGGCCCCTCGGGGTGCGGAAAGTCCACCCTTCTTCACATCCTCGGCGGCCTCCTGGAACCGACGAGCGGCGACGTCCTCATCGACGGGGTCAACCTCGCGAAGGTGAAGGATGCCGAGCGCACGGAGATCCGCCGCCGGAAAATCGGGTTTATCTTCCAGCGGTTCAATCTCTTCCCCACCTTGTCCGCCCGCTCCAACATCGAGCTGGCCCGGCAGATCCACGGCGACGGCAGCCACGACCACGAGACCGCCGCCGATATCCTTGAAATGCTCGGGTTGAAAGACAAGATGCAGCACAAGCCGCTGGAGCTGTCCGGCGGGGAACAGCAGCGGGTCGCCATCGCCCGGGCCGTGATCAACCGCCCCGCCATCATCCTCGCCGACGAACCGACGGGCAACCTCGATTCCCGGAATTCCCGGGTTGTGCTCGAGATGCTGACCGAATTGAACCGAAAGTACCACCAGACCATCCTGATGATCACGCACAGCCACGAGGTGGCCGCCCAGGCGCACCGCGTGCTGGAGATGCTCGACGGCAGGATCGTCGCCGGGCCGACGGGAACCTGA